One Solanum pennellii chromosome 9, SPENNV200 DNA segment encodes these proteins:
- the LOC107030196 gene encoding uncharacterized protein LOC107030196 — protein MANLTKLEFTALQSSGRNYLSWVLDAEIHLDAMGLGDNIKEENKASNQNCARAMIFLRHHLDEILKIEYLIVKDPLVLWNNLKERFDHLKMVIHSKARYDWMHQRLQDFKSIHEYNSAMFRITSQLKLCGETVSEIDMMEKTFSTSNMLLQQQYREKANNDLLLKNHENRPTGSEPLPEVNGEYAHHARHGKGRSPNRGRGRGRGCGHDYGQEHFFAHPEGKIDHLIGDGSVNMEE, from the exons atggccAATCTTACAAAACTAGAGTTCACTGCCCTTCAAAGTTCGGGAAGGAACTACCTCTCATGGGTGTTGGATGCTGAAATCCACCTTGATGCAATGGGTCTTGGAGACaacataaaagaagaaaataaggcaTCAAATCAAAACTGTGCACGAGCAATGATATTCTTGCGTCATCATCTTGACGAGATTCTGAAAATCGAATATCTGATAGTTAAGGATCCACTTGTTTTGTGGAATAACCTAAAAGAAAGATTTGACCACTTGAAGATGGTCATACATTCAAAGGCACGATATGATTGGATGCATCAAAGGCTACAAGACTTTAAGTCTATACATGAGTATAATTCTGCCATGTTCAGAATCACTTCtcaattgaaattatgtggagaaacgGTTAGTGAgattgatatgatggaaaagacGTTCTCCACTTCGAATATGCTCTTGCAGCAACAATATCGAGAGAAAG caaataatgatttattattgaaaaatcatgAGAATCGACCTACTGGATCTGAACCACTTCCTGAAGTGAATGGGGAGTACGCCCACCATGCTAGGCATGGAAAAGGTCGCAGTCCTAATCGTGGTCGTGGACGTGGACGTGGTTGTGGTCATGATTATGGTCAAGAAC ATTTCTTCGCACATCCtgaaggaaaaatagatcaCTTAATTGGTGATGGTTCTGTGAACATGGaagagtga